Part of the Sodalinema gerasimenkoae IPPAS B-353 genome is shown below.
TAGCGGCCCCACCATACTTAATCACCACCGTGCGTCCGGCGAACTGCTGGATATAGGGGAGGGCTTCACTGAGAACCTTAACTCGGGTTGCGTCGCTGTCTTTGAGGTCTTTACGTTCGTTGGCCATGTTGAGAATAGGGAACAGGGAACAGGGAACAGGGAACAGGGAACAGGGAACAGGGAACAGGGAATAGGGAATAGAAACAACGTAGGGGCGTACCCTTGCGGTCGGTGAGCGATAGCCGAACCGTGGTCGCCCTAGGCAGTAGGCAGTAGGGAGAACCCACCCCGCCCTCCGGGCACCCCTCCCAGGAGGGGATGGCAAGTGGCTCGCCCTCTGGGTTTTGGATAACCCTTAATAGTTAACCCCTAAGGGTATCGGGCAAACGGTTAATGGTGAACAGTTAGGGGGGAGATTGGTAGTGATTGGGCGGAAAAACCCGTAACATTTCGTTTCCACCCCGTTGAAACTCGTAGGGGACCGTTTCCACCGTCAGATGATAGCCCGCTTGGGGAAGTTGTTCCAAAATTGGGGACAGATGGGGGGATATATCGCCGGCGAAGTTGGTCACAATCGGGAAAATCCGCACCTCTTGGGCGACGCGGGCCAGTTCACGGATAGCATTGAGGTGAAACTCTAGGTCTAGTGGTTGGGAATAGCTGAATAGGAGATGGCCACAGAGGGCTAGGTTAAATTGGCTGGTCTCGAAGGGGAGTTCCGGTAACATCTGGGTTTGATAGCGTCCCTGGGCCCGTCCCTGGGGGAAATCCTCTAAAAAGCAATCCATTGTTGCTAGGCGGACTTCTCCGAGATGATGGGGGCTGCTGAACTGATCCCAAACGAAGTGATCGCCGTTGTCTTCGAGGGCAGCGATAATTTGCGGATAGGTGTCCTGAATCCGTTGCTGAATCTCCTCTACGGAGAACTGATAGATGGGATCGCAAGAGATGACTGAGGTTCCCTGGGCAGTGGCTTCGGCGTTGAAACTAGAGGGGCCTCCCGCACAGTCGAGAATCGAGGTCTCTAAATCCTTGTCCGTGAGGGCGAACATCTGGCGGTAGTCGGCCAGCGATCGCCCCCAGGGAACCACCTGTTTAAGAGTCAGTCCCATGAGTCCTCTCGTCAGGTGGAGT
Proteins encoded:
- a CDS encoding SAM-dependent methyltransferase — translated: MGLTLKQVVPWGRSLADYRQMFALTDKDLETSILDCAGGPSSFNAEATAQGTSVISCDPIYQFSVEEIQQRIQDTYPQIIAALEDNGDHFVWDQFSSPHHLGEVRLATMDCFLEDFPQGRAQGRYQTQMLPELPFETSQFNLALCGHLLFSYSQPLDLEFHLNAIRELARVAQEVRIFPIVTNFAGDISPHLSPILEQLPQAGYHLTVETVPYEFQRGGNEMLRVFPPNHYQSPP